A single Watersipora subatra chromosome 7, tzWatSuba1.1, whole genome shotgun sequence DNA region contains:
- the LOC137400871 gene encoding uncharacterized protein, whose protein sequence is MSDEEGEAGDADEQTVEPLRVHYSAPKLYPPDKFDFAEPAGEQAEDVVLSRGIEETDYDSVIDAFNEYFGVRRNLIVERAKFNKLTQGSDSIDVFIHNLYRQAEFCDYRDLREKLIRDRLVVGVTEDKLSEKLQADADLTLDEAVMIARRFESAKQAQSVVRGSAVDVHANRFSSRQLQHSRKNDTSSSNRNSYLKGHKSSNTGNVRHRPTTQGHANSFDNTSANNRVASSISKDRCQRCGKAPHSKDSCSALRSTCTACGKRNHWRQMCFSGKSVTEVKLFTGEIKNSDRNGSKPWMAKLAIDIQGHTNTATFKLDSGAAATVCGPKAISAPLQPNTKRLKGPGNLEIPCVGQTDVILTHGNKSISETIYVVHNQDVNLLSKLACQSLGLLACNVDNVDDFVNGVDNFVDKRLFQGLRAVKTECEIRLTDDAKPYSIFVPRAVPFPLLDKTKLELERMKSLGVIVEAKQPTEWCASMVVVPKQDSVRISTDFTQLNKYVRREVFLMATVEDSLSKLNGGHIFSKLDANYRFW, encoded by the exons ATGTCTGACGAAGAGGGGGAAGCCGGTGATGCTGATGAACAAACGGTGGAGCCATTAAGAGTGCATTATTCTGCACCCAAGCTGTACCCACCTGACAAATTTGACTTTGCCGAACCTGCCG GGGAGCAAGCAGAGGATGTAGTGCTTAGCCGTGGAATAGAAGAAACTGACTATGATTCTGTGATTGATGCATTCAATGAATACTTCGGAGTTAGGAGAAATCTCATTGTTGAGAGAGCTAAATTCAACAAACTGACACAAGGTAGTGATTCTATAGATGTGTTTATTCACAATCTATATCGCCAAGCCGAGTTTTGTGACTATAGAGATCTACGGGAAAAACTAATACGTGACAGATTAGTAGTGGGCGTTACTGAAGACAAGTTGAGTGAAAAACTACAAGCCGATGCAGATCTGACGCTTGATGAAGCAGTGATGATAGCTAGACGCTTTGAATCAGCTAAACAAGCACAGTCAGTAGTCAGGGGATCAGCTGTAGATGTACATGCAAACAGATTCAGTTCACGACAGTTACAACATAGCCGAAAGAATGACACATCTAGCTCAAACCGAAACTCTTACTTAAAAGGACACAAATCATCGAATACTGGTAATGTTAGACACAGGCCGACAACCCAAGGACATGCCAATAGCTTTGACAACACTTCTGCAAATAATAGGGTTGCCTCATCTATCTCTAAAGACCGATGTCAACGCTGTGGAAAAGCCCCACATTCCAAAGACTCCTGCTCAGCATTGAGATCTACATGTACTGCATGTGGCAAGAGAAACCATTGGAGGCAAATGTGCTTCTCTGGAAAATCTGTGACTGAAGTCAAGTTGTTTACTGGAGAAATCAAGAACAGCGATAGAAATGGTAGTAAACCATGGATGGCCAAACTAGCCATTGACATACAGGGACATACCAATACAGCAACATTTAAACTAGATTCTGGTGCTGCAGCAACTGTGTGTGGACCAAAGGCTATATCCGCTCCATTGCAGCCCAATACTAAGAGACTAAAAGGTCCTGGTAATTTAGAAATACCTTGTGTTGGTCAAACTGATGTAATTCTTACACATGGTAACAAATCTATATCAGAAACAATTTACGTTGTGCATAATCAAGATGTGAACCTATTGAGCAAATTGGCATGTCAAAGTCTTGGTTTGCTTGCTTGTAATGTTGATAATGTTGATGATTTTGTGAATGGTGTtgataattttgttgataaaaGACTTTTTCAGGGTCTAAGAGCTGTAAAGACTGAATGTGAAATCAGACTGACTGACGATGCCAAGCCGTACAGTATATTTGTGCCACGAGCCGTACCCTTTCCATTACTTGACAAAACTAAGTTAGAATTAGAGCGTATGAAATCTTTAGGTGTTATTGTAGAAGCGAAACAGCCTACAGAATGGTGTGCATCGATGGTCGTTGTACCTAAACAGGACAGTGTTCGTATCAGTACAGACTTTACGCAGCTAAATAAGTACGTACGACGTGAAGTTTTTCTCATGGCAACCGTCGAGGACAGTCTGTCAAAACTTAATGGTGGTCACATATTTTCAAAACTAGATGCCAACTACAGATTTTGGTAA